A genomic region of Luteibacter aegosomatissinici contains the following coding sequences:
- a CDS encoding amino acid permease, translated as MLKQLLAKKSPQAEPDDAHGPALRRTLGPWGLTALGIGAVIGGGIFVITGVAAAEHAGPAIILSFILAAICSVFTALCYAEFASLIPVSGSAYSYAYATLGEGAAWFIGWNLILEYGVSASAVAVSWTGYFVSLLDHIGIHIPPALTNAPLDFVDGHLVTTGALFNLPAVGITLALTWLCYVGIKESTGLNMAMVLLKVALIIVVIIVGASHIDTSNWHPFIPENQGGDKYGWPGILRGASMVFFAYIGFEATSTAAQESKNPQRDMPIGTLASLGICTVLYIAMAAVLTGLVPFSQLDTAEPVVTAIRNHPELSWLRGIVEVGALIGLSSVVLVMIIAQPRIFMIMGRDGLLPKVFTTIHPKYRTPHLNTVITGVGIAALAAVFPLNLLGDLTSMGTLVAFSAVCIGVLILRRTAPDIPRSFRVPFAPLTCALGVLSCIFLLWSMGIRNWVLMGVWTVLGVIVYFAYSFRHSRLRRSS; from the coding sequence ATGCTCAAACAGCTACTCGCCAAGAAAAGCCCGCAAGCCGAACCCGATGATGCCCATGGCCCTGCCCTGCGCCGGACACTGGGGCCCTGGGGGCTGACGGCGCTCGGCATTGGCGCGGTGATCGGCGGTGGCATCTTCGTGATCACGGGTGTAGCCGCGGCGGAACACGCCGGCCCGGCCATCATCCTGTCGTTCATCCTTGCGGCGATCTGCAGTGTGTTCACCGCACTGTGCTACGCCGAGTTCGCTTCGCTGATCCCGGTCTCGGGCAGCGCCTATTCGTACGCTTACGCCACGCTGGGCGAAGGTGCCGCCTGGTTCATCGGCTGGAACCTCATTCTCGAATACGGCGTTTCCGCCTCCGCCGTGGCGGTGAGCTGGACAGGCTATTTCGTCAGCCTGCTCGACCATATCGGCATCCACATCCCGCCCGCGCTCACCAATGCGCCGCTGGATTTCGTCGATGGGCACCTGGTGACCACCGGCGCGCTGTTCAACCTGCCTGCGGTCGGCATCACCCTTGCGCTGACCTGGCTCTGCTACGTCGGCATCAAGGAATCCACCGGCCTGAACATGGCCATGGTGCTGCTCAAGGTCGCGCTGATCATCGTGGTGATCATCGTGGGCGCAAGCCACATCGATACCAGCAACTGGCACCCGTTCATTCCCGAAAACCAGGGCGGCGACAAGTACGGCTGGCCGGGCATCCTGCGTGGCGCGTCCATGGTGTTCTTCGCCTATATCGGCTTCGAAGCCACATCCACCGCGGCCCAGGAATCGAAAAACCCGCAGCGCGACATGCCGATCGGAACGCTCGCTTCGCTGGGCATCTGCACCGTGCTGTATATCGCCATGGCTGCCGTGCTGACGGGCCTCGTGCCGTTCTCGCAGCTGGATACGGCAGAGCCGGTCGTCACCGCCATCCGCAACCATCCCGAACTCAGCTGGCTGCGCGGCATCGTGGAAGTTGGCGCACTGATCGGCCTCTCGTCGGTGGTGTTGGTGATGATCATCGCGCAGCCGCGCATCTTCATGATCATGGGACGCGACGGCCTGCTGCCGAAAGTGTTCACCACCATCCACCCGAAGTACCGCACGCCGCACCTCAACACCGTGATCACGGGCGTGGGCATCGCTGCGCTCGCTGCGGTGTTCCCGCTCAACCTGCTCGGCGATCTCACCTCGATGGGCACGCTCGTCGCCTTCAGCGCGGTGTGCATCGGTGTGCTGATTCTGCGCCGCACCGCGCCGGATATTCCGCGCTCGTTCCGTGTTCCGTTCGCGCCACTAACGTGCGCACTCGGCGTGCTCAGCTGCATCTTCCTGCTGTGGTCGATGGGTATTCGCAACTGGGTGTTGATGGGTGTGTGGACGGTGCTCGGCGTGATCGTGTATTTCGCCTACAGCTTCCGTCACAGCCGGCTTCGACGGTCTTCCTGA
- a CDS encoding amino acid permease, translating to MLKHLFATHPIEAAPHVDAGEHIETGAHGDAGLKRVLTAKHLILLGIGAVIGAGIFVITGQAAAMHAGPALVISFIIAGFACALAGLCYAEFAAMLPVSGSAYSYSYATLGEYVAWFVGWNLVLEYLFAAATVAAGWSGYFNELLGLIGGLIGSDITLPSTLSSAPFQFVEGHIQATGALINLPAVIIIAALSGLCYVGITQSAFVNSIIVTIKVTVILLFLAFAIKVVNPANWHPFIPPNEGEGVFGWSGIFRAATIVFFSYVGFDAVSTAAGEAKNPQRDMPIGILGSLAICTVLYIAVALVLTGIAPFRILNTPEPVATALGLYPHLSWLKFIVVVGAITGLSSVILVMLMGLPRIFFSMARDGLLPQGMAKVHPKFRTPYLGTIIVGVAAAAMAGLFPVSVLGELVSMGTLLAFATVCIGILILRYTRPDLKRSFRVPMVWPISILGALACIYLFWQAFEEHWRLMVGWIIIGQLIYFGYGYAHSKLRKSLG from the coding sequence ATGTTGAAACACCTTTTCGCGACGCATCCCATCGAGGCCGCGCCGCACGTCGATGCAGGCGAGCATATTGAAACCGGCGCCCATGGCGATGCGGGCCTCAAGCGCGTCCTCACCGCAAAGCACCTGATCCTGCTGGGCATCGGCGCCGTGATCGGTGCGGGTATTTTCGTCATCACCGGCCAGGCGGCCGCGATGCACGCCGGCCCCGCCCTCGTCATCAGCTTCATCATCGCCGGCTTCGCCTGTGCACTGGCCGGCCTTTGCTACGCCGAGTTCGCAGCCATGCTGCCGGTCTCGGGCAGCGCCTACTCCTATTCTTATGCCACCCTCGGCGAATACGTCGCCTGGTTCGTCGGCTGGAACCTCGTCCTGGAATACCTGTTCGCGGCCGCCACGGTGGCGGCGGGCTGGTCCGGCTACTTCAACGAACTGCTCGGGCTGATCGGCGGCCTGATCGGTAGCGACATCACGCTGCCCAGCACGTTGTCCTCGGCGCCGTTCCAGTTCGTCGAAGGCCACATCCAGGCAACCGGCGCGCTCATCAACCTGCCGGCGGTCATCATCATCGCCGCGCTGTCGGGCCTGTGCTACGTGGGCATCACGCAGTCCGCGTTCGTGAACTCGATCATCGTCACCATCAAGGTCACGGTCATCCTGCTGTTCCTCGCGTTCGCCATCAAGGTCGTGAACCCGGCGAACTGGCACCCGTTCATTCCGCCGAACGAAGGCGAAGGCGTGTTCGGCTGGAGCGGTATCTTCCGTGCCGCCACCATCGTGTTCTTCTCCTACGTGGGCTTCGATGCGGTCTCCACCGCCGCCGGTGAAGCCAAGAACCCGCAGCGCGACATGCCGATCGGCATCCTCGGCTCGCTCGCCATCTGCACCGTGCTGTACATCGCCGTGGCCCTGGTGCTTACCGGCATCGCGCCGTTCCGCATCCTGAACACGCCGGAGCCGGTCGCTACCGCCCTGGGCCTGTACCCGCACCTGTCCTGGCTGAAGTTCATCGTGGTGGTGGGCGCCATCACGGGCCTCTCGTCGGTGATCCTGGTGATGCTGATGGGCCTGCCGCGCATCTTCTTCTCGATGGCGCGCGATGGCCTGCTGCCGCAGGGCATGGCCAAGGTGCACCCGAAGTTCCGTACGCCGTATCTCGGCACCATCATCGTCGGCGTTGCCGCGGCCGCCATGGCCGGCCTGTTCCCGGTCAGCGTGCTTGGCGAACTGGTATCGATGGGCACCCTGCTCGCGTTTGCCACCGTGTGCATCGGCATCCTGATCCTGCGTTACACCCGCCCGGACCTGAAGCGCAGCTTCCGCGTGCCGATGGTATGGCCGATCTCGATCCTGGGCGCGCTCGCCTGCATCTACCTATTCTGGCAGGCGTTTGAAGAGCATTGGCGCCTGATGGTGGGCTGGATCATCATCGGTCAGCTCATCTACTTCGGCTACGGCTACGCGCACAGCAAGTTGCGCAAGTCGCTCGGCTGA
- a CDS encoding NUDIX hydrolase produces the protein MDPSFAPLASALAAYAHHHPDEADVAHFSQWLATQAQPFHRETLAGHFTGSAWLVSADGQRVLLMHHRKLQRWLQPGGHADGEANLAGVALREAEEETGLTDLEVLPHLFDIDRHVIPARGAEPAHWHFDARYVVVARGSEDFAANEESLGLAWRQVADIATDEASDESLRRMARKWLAR, from the coding sequence ATGGATCCTTCGTTCGCTCCCCTTGCCTCCGCCCTGGCGGCTTACGCACACCACCATCCAGACGAGGCTGACGTCGCGCATTTCAGCCAATGGCTCGCCACCCAGGCGCAACCGTTCCACCGCGAAACGCTCGCAGGGCATTTCACGGGCTCGGCATGGCTGGTGAGTGCGGATGGGCAGCGCGTGCTGCTGATGCACCACCGCAAACTGCAACGCTGGTTGCAGCCGGGCGGCCACGCCGATGGCGAGGCGAATCTCGCAGGTGTCGCGCTACGGGAGGCGGAGGAAGAAACAGGGCTGACCGACCTGGAAGTGCTGCCGCATCTGTTCGATATCGACCGGCACGTCATCCCCGCTCGCGGGGCTGAGCCGGCGCACTGGCATTTCGACGCGCGCTACGTGGTGGTGGCACGTGGTTCGGAGGATTTCGCAGCGAACGAGGAATCGCTGGGCCTGGCCTGGCGCCAGGTCGCCGACATAGCCACGGATGAGGCGAGCGACGAGTCGCTGCGACGCATGGCCCGCAAGTGGCTGGCCCGCTAG
- a CDS encoding 3-hydroxyanthranilate 3,4-dioxygenase, whose protein sequence is MSLTPPIDLQRWIDEHRALLKPPVGNKCIVDGDFIIMIVGGPNARTDYHYDEGPEFFYQLEGEMVLKVQDDGVAKDIPIRAGQVFYLPARVPHSPQRMPNSVGLVIERRRVNGERDGLMWFCEKCNTKLFDRYFELKSIESDFPPVFDTFYRDEQARTCPNCGTVHPAPARYAEA, encoded by the coding sequence ATGAGCCTCACGCCTCCCATCGATTTGCAGCGCTGGATCGACGAGCACCGCGCCCTGCTCAAGCCCCCCGTCGGCAACAAGTGCATCGTGGATGGCGATTTCATCATCATGATCGTCGGCGGCCCGAACGCGCGCACCGATTACCACTACGATGAAGGGCCCGAGTTCTTCTACCAGCTCGAAGGCGAGATGGTGCTCAAGGTGCAGGACGATGGGGTGGCGAAAGATATCCCGATTCGGGCCGGCCAGGTGTTTTATCTACCGGCGCGCGTACCACACTCCCCCCAGCGCATGCCCAACTCGGTGGGCCTCGTGATCGAACGGCGCCGGGTCAACGGCGAGCGTGACGGGCTCATGTGGTTCTGCGAGAAGTGCAATACGAAGCTTTTCGATCGCTACTTCGAACTGAAGAGCATCGAATCGGACTTCCCGCCGGTATTCGATACCTTCTACCGCGACGAACAAGCCCGCACCTGCCCCAACTGCGGCACCGTACACCCGGCACCCGCCCGCTACGCCGAGGCGTAA
- a CDS encoding transporter — translation MSPRSPRHTARLFGLLALVPATTFASTDQPALNFTGPLATPAVNTLPAGMLNIEPYLIYTNARAAYGNAGTRHTLPEHARQWHVALPMIYGLGDSTAVQLTLSAARTSTHSGHTDGLRMGDTAVRVQQRLTGPGADGTGWVSAVSIAQRLPTGQYHHLNTNPMNGLGSGVARTTLAYGVQKLQPLGHGQALRWRGQVAWSPSPGRIHVHGPSVYGTSRGFHGTVRQGQAWNASVAAEYALNGQWVLVGEAIFNRTGTVHVAGRDGNQHYGHRDHKPSEDLSLAPAVEYHVSPTLGLIAGVQFTVAGRNAPAYVAPQAALNMVF, via the coding sequence ATGTCACCGCGTTCACCTCGCCACACCGCCCGCCTTTTCGGCCTGTTGGCCCTTGTCCCAGCCACCACCTTCGCCAGCACCGATCAACCGGCCCTGAATTTCACCGGGCCCCTCGCCACGCCGGCGGTCAACACGCTCCCCGCCGGGATGCTCAACATCGAGCCATACCTCATCTATACCAATGCACGCGCCGCTTACGGCAATGCGGGCACGCGCCACACGCTGCCCGAGCATGCCCGCCAGTGGCACGTGGCGCTGCCCATGATTTACGGCCTGGGCGATTCGACCGCCGTGCAACTCACGCTCAGCGCAGCCCGCACCTCCACGCACAGCGGCCACACCGATGGTTTGCGCATGGGCGATACGGCCGTGAGGGTCCAGCAGCGCCTGACGGGGCCCGGCGCGGACGGCACGGGCTGGGTCTCTGCCGTTTCGATCGCGCAGCGTTTGCCTACGGGGCAGTACCACCACCTCAATACCAATCCGATGAACGGACTCGGCAGTGGCGTGGCCCGTACCACGCTGGCCTACGGCGTGCAGAAGCTGCAGCCGCTTGGTCATGGCCAGGCCCTGCGCTGGCGCGGCCAGGTCGCGTGGAGCCCATCGCCCGGCCGCATCCATGTGCACGGCCCCAGCGTCTACGGCACCAGCCGAGGCTTCCATGGAACGGTCCGCCAGGGGCAGGCATGGAACGCATCCGTGGCCGCCGAATACGCGCTCAACGGCCAGTGGGTACTGGTGGGCGAAGCGATCTTCAACCGCACCGGCACCGTGCATGTGGCCGGCCGCGACGGCAATCAGCACTACGGGCACCGCGACCACAAACCCAGCGAGGACCTGAGTCTCGCGCCGGCGGTGGAATACCACGTCAGCCCCACCCTCGGCCTCATCGCCGGCGTGCAGTTCACGGTCGCAGGCCGCAATGCGCCCGCGTACGTCGCACCGCAGGCTGCACTCAATATGGTGTTCTGA
- a CDS encoding MBL fold metallo-hydrolase: MHGIHTIDTGFGRPAFDAAYLVVEHGRGAIIDSGTTHSVPRFLDAIQAADLKPADIDWVILTHVHLDHAGGAGELMRHLPNAMLAVHPRGARHMIDPSVLIAGAAGVYGEEAVRRDYGTIVPVPGDRVIEATDGFVVDLAGRALLCLDTPGHAKHHIAIHDDRASAFFTGDIFGLSYREFDTANGPFIIPTTSPVQFDPDEAHASIERLMRYEPQAMYLTHYDRVEDVKRLARDLHEQIDAMVAIAKRHAADPDREARIATEFADLYVGRAKKHGVDMSPDDITRLLKIDIKLNAQGMIVWLDRIAKR; the protein is encoded by the coding sequence ATGCACGGTATCCACACCATCGACACCGGCTTCGGCCGCCCCGCGTTCGACGCCGCCTACCTGGTGGTGGAACACGGGCGCGGCGCCATCATCGATAGCGGAACAACGCACTCCGTGCCGCGCTTCCTGGATGCGATCCAGGCGGCCGACCTGAAGCCTGCGGATATCGATTGGGTAATCCTCACCCACGTCCACCTGGACCACGCCGGCGGCGCTGGCGAGTTGATGCGACATCTGCCGAACGCCATGCTCGCAGTACACCCGCGCGGTGCGCGGCACATGATCGATCCTTCCGTACTGATCGCCGGCGCAGCGGGCGTCTACGGTGAAGAGGCTGTGCGTCGCGACTACGGCACCATCGTGCCGGTACCCGGGGATCGCGTCATCGAGGCCACCGACGGCTTCGTCGTCGACCTGGCAGGCCGCGCCCTGCTCTGCCTGGATACGCCGGGCCATGCGAAACACCACATCGCGATCCATGACGATCGTGCCAGCGCCTTCTTCACCGGCGATATCTTCGGGTTGTCCTACCGCGAGTTCGATACGGCGAACGGGCCATTCATCATCCCCACCACCTCCCCGGTGCAGTTCGACCCGGACGAAGCCCATGCCTCGATTGAGCGCCTGATGCGCTACGAGCCCCAGGCGATGTACCTCACCCATTACGACCGGGTGGAGGACGTCAAACGCCTGGCGCGCGACCTGCACGAGCAAATCGATGCCATGGTGGCCATCGCGAAGCGGCATGCGGCCGATCCGGACCGCGAGGCACGCATCGCCACCGAGTTCGCCGACCTGTACGTGGGCCGGGCGAAAAAGCACGGCGTGGACATGAGCCCCGACGACATCACCAGGCTGCTCAAGATCGACATCAAACTCAATGCACAGGGCATGATCGTGTGGCTCGATCGCATCGCGAAACGGTAG
- a CDS encoding acetyl-CoA C-acyltransferase, producing MSKQVQDAYIVAATRTPVGKAPRGVFRNTRPDDLLAHVIRGVMEQAPGIDPALIADAIIGCAMPEAEQGMNVARIGVLLAGLPEQVPGVTINRFCSSGVQAIAMAADRIRLGEANLMLAGGTESMSMVPMMGHKIAMNPAIFENDENRAIAFGMGITAEKVAERWKVSREDQDAFALQSHQKALAAIQNGEFKDEITPFQLDDRYPDLKNRTVKEDRRIISIDEGPRADTSLEVLGKLRPVFRNGQFGGSVTAGNSSQMSDGAGALLLASEKAIKDYGLTPLARFVGFSVAGVAPDIMGIGPKEAIPKALKQTGITQDQLDWIELNEAFAAQALAVIRDLGLDPSKVNPLGGAIALGHPLGATGAVRAATLIHGLRRRKQKYGMVTMCIGTGMGAAGIFEAL from the coding sequence ATGAGCAAGCAAGTGCAAGACGCCTACATCGTCGCCGCCACCCGCACACCGGTTGGCAAGGCGCCGCGCGGCGTATTCCGCAACACCCGCCCCGATGACCTGCTCGCCCACGTGATCCGTGGCGTCATGGAGCAGGCGCCCGGAATCGACCCGGCCCTGATCGCGGACGCGATCATCGGCTGCGCCATGCCCGAGGCCGAGCAAGGCATGAACGTGGCACGCATCGGCGTGCTGCTGGCCGGCCTGCCCGAGCAGGTGCCGGGCGTCACCATCAACCGCTTCTGCTCCTCCGGCGTGCAGGCTATTGCCATGGCCGCCGACCGCATCCGCCTGGGCGAAGCCAACCTGATGCTGGCCGGCGGCACCGAATCGATGAGCATGGTGCCGATGATGGGCCACAAGATCGCGATGAACCCCGCGATCTTCGAGAACGACGAAAACCGCGCCATCGCCTTCGGCATGGGCATCACCGCCGAGAAGGTGGCCGAGCGCTGGAAGGTCAGCCGCGAGGACCAGGATGCGTTCGCCCTGCAGTCGCACCAGAAGGCACTGGCTGCCATCCAGAACGGCGAATTCAAGGACGAGATCACCCCGTTCCAGCTCGATGACCGCTACCCGGACCTGAAGAACCGCACGGTGAAGGAAGACCGCCGCATCATCTCGATCGACGAAGGCCCGCGCGCCGACACGTCGCTCGAGGTGCTCGGCAAGCTGCGCCCGGTGTTCCGTAACGGCCAGTTCGGCGGCTCGGTCACCGCGGGCAACTCCTCGCAGATGTCCGACGGTGCCGGCGCCCTGCTGCTCGCCTCGGAGAAGGCGATCAAGGACTACGGCCTGACGCCGCTCGCCCGCTTTGTCGGTTTTTCGGTGGCCGGCGTGGCACCGGACATCATGGGCATCGGCCCGAAGGAAGCGATTCCCAAGGCGCTCAAGCAGACCGGCATCACCCAGGACCAGTTGGACTGGATCGAGCTCAACGAGGCCTTCGCGGCCCAGGCGCTGGCGGTCATCCGTGACCTCGGCCTGGATCCGTCGAAGGTGAACCCGCTGGGCGGTGCCATCGCCCTCGGCCACCCGCTGGGCGCCACCGGCGCCGTCCGCGCGGCCACGCTGATCCACGGCCTGCGCCGCCGCAAGCAGAAGTACGGCATGGTGACCATGTGCATCGGCACCGGCATGGGCGCCGCCGGTATCTTCGAAGCGCTGTAA
- a CDS encoding 3-hydroxyacyl-CoA dehydrogenase/enoyl-CoA hydratase family protein, which yields MTATPLRIRKAAVLGAGVMGAQIAAHLTNANVETVLFDLPAKEGPKSGIALKAIANLAKLSPAPLAEKSLGAAIIPANYEDDLAQLADVDLVIEAIAERMDWKLDLYQKIAPHVSKTAVLASNTSGLSINGLAEALPEEMRHRFTGVHFFNPPRYMHLVELIPTRLTDGAVLEGLEAFLTTTLGKGVVYAKDTPNFIGNRIGVFSMLSTMFHTEQFGLGFDTVDALTGPAIGRPKSATFRTADVVGLDTLAHVVKTMGDTLPDDPWHKYFQPPVWLKGLIDKGALGQKTGAGFYRKAGKDIVVLDLQKQDYRPSEGKASDEVAAILAIKDPAEKFAKLRASADPQAQFLWAVFRDLFHYTAFHLADIAETARDVDFAIRWGYGWKLGPFEIWQSAGWQQIAGWIAEDIAAGKTMSSAPLPAWVTDGRTGVHGKAGSYSASANADKPRSTHPVYARQAFPDPILGEKFDQGTTVWENDGVRLWTSGDDIGVISFKTKMHTVNDHVLDGIQHAIGLAEQQFRGVVLWQPSEPFSAGADLKGALGLLQAGKLAEFEAMVANFQATSMRIKYSLVPVVAAVRGLALGGGCEFQMHSARTVAALESYIGLVEAGVGLLPAGGGLKELAVRAAQANPEDPFEYLKKVFETVAMAKVSTSALEAKTLGLLRKEDIVVFNAYELLHVAKAQARAMAESGYRPPMPARAIPAAGDTSTATFKANLANMAEGYFASPHDINIASRIADTLSGGRIERGSAVDEEWLLALERKHFVELAQTEKTQARIAHTMTTGKPLRN from the coding sequence ATGACCGCAACACCGCTACGCATTCGCAAGGCCGCGGTACTCGGCGCCGGCGTCATGGGCGCGCAGATTGCCGCGCACCTGACGAACGCCAACGTGGAAACCGTCCTGTTCGACCTGCCCGCCAAGGAAGGTCCGAAGAGCGGTATCGCCCTCAAGGCCATTGCCAACCTGGCCAAGCTCTCGCCGGCCCCGCTGGCTGAGAAGTCGCTGGGCGCCGCGATCATCCCTGCCAACTACGAAGACGACCTGGCCCAGCTGGCCGATGTGGACCTGGTGATCGAGGCGATCGCCGAGCGCATGGACTGGAAGCTGGACCTGTACCAGAAGATCGCGCCGCACGTGTCGAAGACCGCCGTGCTGGCCAGCAACACGTCCGGCCTGTCGATCAATGGCCTGGCCGAGGCACTGCCGGAAGAGATGCGCCACCGCTTCACCGGCGTGCATTTCTTCAACCCGCCGCGCTACATGCACCTGGTGGAGCTGATCCCGACCCGGCTGACCGATGGTGCCGTCCTCGAAGGGCTTGAGGCATTCCTCACCACCACCCTGGGCAAGGGCGTGGTGTACGCCAAGGACACCCCGAACTTCATCGGCAACCGCATCGGCGTCTTTTCGATGCTGTCGACCATGTTCCACACCGAGCAGTTCGGCCTGGGCTTCGACACCGTCGATGCCCTGACCGGCCCGGCCATCGGCCGCCCGAAGAGCGCTACGTTCCGCACCGCCGATGTGGTGGGCCTGGATACGCTCGCCCACGTGGTCAAGACCATGGGCGATACCCTGCCCGATGACCCGTGGCACAAGTACTTCCAGCCGCCGGTGTGGCTGAAGGGCCTGATCGACAAGGGCGCCCTCGGCCAGAAGACCGGCGCGGGCTTCTACCGCAAGGCCGGCAAGGACATCGTGGTGCTCGACCTGCAGAAGCAGGATTACCGCCCATCCGAAGGCAAGGCCTCCGATGAAGTCGCCGCCATCCTCGCGATCAAGGATCCGGCCGAGAAGTTCGCGAAGCTGCGTGCCTCCGCCGATCCGCAGGCGCAGTTCCTGTGGGCCGTGTTCCGCGACCTGTTCCATTACACCGCCTTCCACCTGGCCGATATCGCCGAGACCGCGCGTGATGTCGACTTCGCCATCCGCTGGGGTTACGGCTGGAAGCTGGGTCCCTTCGAGATCTGGCAGTCGGCTGGCTGGCAACAGATCGCAGGCTGGATCGCGGAAGATATCGCCGCCGGCAAGACCATGAGCAGCGCCCCGCTGCCGGCATGGGTGACCGACGGCCGCACCGGCGTGCACGGCAAGGCCGGCTCGTACTCGGCCAGCGCCAACGCCGACAAGCCGCGCTCCACCCACCCGGTCTACGCCCGCCAGGCGTTCCCGGATCCGATCCTCGGTGAAAAGTTCGACCAGGGCACCACGGTGTGGGAGAACGATGGCGTGCGCCTGTGGACCAGCGGCGACGACATCGGCGTGATCTCGTTCAAGACCAAGATGCACACGGTGAACGACCACGTGCTCGACGGTATCCAGCACGCCATCGGCCTGGCGGAGCAGCAGTTCCGCGGCGTGGTGCTTTGGCAGCCCTCGGAGCCGTTCTCGGCAGGTGCCGATCTCAAGGGCGCGCTGGGCCTGCTGCAGGCGGGCAAGCTGGCTGAGTTCGAAGCGATGGTGGCGAACTTCCAGGCCACCAGCATGCGCATCAAGTACTCGCTGGTACCGGTCGTGGCGGCCGTGCGTGGCCTTGCCCTGGGTGGCGGCTGCGAGTTCCAGATGCATTCGGCCCGCACGGTCGCGGCGCTGGAGAGCTACATCGGCCTCGTCGAGGCGGGCGTCGGCCTGCTCCCGGCGGGTGGTGGACTGAAGGAGCTGGCGGTGCGCGCTGCGCAGGCCAACCCGGAAGATCCGTTCGAATACCTGAAGAAGGTGTTCGAGACCGTCGCCATGGCCAAGGTATCGACCAGCGCACTCGAGGCCAAGACCCTCGGCCTGCTGCGCAAGGAAGACATCGTGGTCTTCAACGCCTACGAACTGCTGCACGTAGCGAAGGCCCAGGCACGGGCGATGGCCGAATCCGGCTACCGCCCACCGATGCCGGCGCGCGCCATCCCGGCTGCGGGCGATACCAGCACGGCCACGTTCAAGGCCAACCTGGCGAACATGGCCGAGGGTTACTTCGCCTCGCCGCACGACATCAACATCGCCAGCCGCATCGCCGACACGCTTTCGGGCGGCCGGATCGAGCGCGGCTCCGCCGTGGATGAAGAGTGGCTGCTCGCCCTGGAGCGCAAGCACTTCGTCGAGCTGGCCCAGACCGAAAAGACCCAGGCCCGTATCGCCCACACGATGACGACCGGCAAGCCGCTGCGTAACTGA
- a CDS encoding NAD(P)/FAD-dependent oxidoreductase, with the protein MASWYHARQAAPTPRPAPQGKREAAVVVVGGGFAGLNTALGLVARGVRDVVLLEAQTIGFGASGRNGGFVFAGYSLGERALLNTLGEPHARDLYGRTVSAVNLIRQRIATLGIECDMVDAGVVWANWFRDANLLRARQELLAECYGSEWQWIPADAMHAFVHSPRYHDGLYERNAFHIDPLAYARGLAQAAEAAGVSIHEGSRVRMLERRGPRWLLRIGDAEIETPNVVLACGGYLAGLDREIDRAVLPIATYVMVTEPLGPRLAECLRTQAAIYDTRFAFDYYRPLPDTRLLWGGRISVRDRSPRAVQKLLTRDLAKVFPSLKGVKVEHAWSGLMSYARHEMPQVGTHGNGLWYAQAFGGHGLAPTCAAGETLADAIASGEKSVPAYAAFGLEPVHRPFGYLAAQGTYWKMELADWFKSRLEG; encoded by the coding sequence ATGGCGTCGTGGTACCACGCCCGCCAAGCCGCTCCCACGCCCCGTCCTGCGCCGCAAGGCAAGCGGGAAGCGGCGGTCGTCGTCGTGGGTGGGGGCTTTGCCGGCCTGAACACCGCGCTGGGCCTGGTGGCCCGTGGCGTCCGCGATGTGGTCTTGCTTGAGGCGCAGACGATCGGCTTTGGGGCATCAGGCCGTAACGGGGGATTCGTCTTTGCGGGGTATTCGTTGGGCGAACGCGCCCTGCTGAACACCCTGGGCGAGCCGCACGCCCGGGATCTGTACGGCCGGACCGTATCCGCGGTGAACCTGATCCGCCAGCGCATCGCCACGCTGGGCATTGAATGCGACATGGTGGATGCCGGAGTCGTGTGGGCCAACTGGTTCCGCGATGCAAACCTGCTCCGCGCGCGGCAGGAACTCCTTGCCGAGTGCTATGGCTCGGAGTGGCAGTGGATTCCTGCCGATGCCATGCATGCGTTCGTGCACAGCCCGCGGTACCACGATGGCCTGTACGAGCGAAACGCGTTCCACATCGATCCGCTGGCGTACGCACGTGGCCTGGCCCAGGCGGCGGAGGCCGCCGGCGTATCCATCCATGAGGGCTCGCGCGTGCGTATGCTGGAGCGCCGCGGTCCACGCTGGCTGCTGCGGATCGGCGATGCGGAGATCGAAACCCCGAACGTCGTGCTGGCGTGCGGCGGTTACCTGGCGGGCCTCGATCGGGAGATCGATCGTGCGGTATTGCCGATCGCCACCTACGTCATGGTCACGGAGCCGCTCGGTCCTCGGCTCGCCGAGTGCCTGCGGACGCAAGCAGCCATTTATGACACGCGCTTTGCGTTCGACTATTACCGGCCCCTGCCGGACACGCGGCTGCTCTGGGGTGGGCGCATTTCGGTACGTGACCGCAGCCCGCGCGCCGTGCAGAAGCTGCTTACCCGCGACCTGGCGAAGGTGTTCCCTTCATTGAAAGGCGTGAAGGTGGAGCACGCGTGGTCGGGCCTCATGAGCTACGCCCGGCATGAGATGCCGCAAGTCGGAACGCACGGTAATGGCCTCTGGTATGCACAGGCGTTCGGTGGCCATGGCCTGGCACCCACCTGCGCGGCCGGCGAGACGCTGGCCGATGCCATCGCTTCGGGCGAGAAATCCGTACCGGCGTATGCGGCGTTCGGCCTGGAGCCGGTGCACCGGCCCTTCGGTTACCTGGCGGCGCAGGGAACGTACTGGAAGATGGAGCTGGCCGACTGGTTCAAGTCGCGTCTGGAAGGTTAG